Part of the Virgibacillus necropolis genome, AGGTTGTACAGCACCAGTTTATACTACGAATTCCTTGCATAGTGCAGTTGTTGAAATCTTTGTTAAGAAAGACGCATACTGTCGCTATACAACAATTCAAAACTGGGCAAACAATGTTTATAACCTGGTAACAAAACGTGCAACATGCGATGCGAACGCAACAATGGAATGGGTCGATGGCAACATTGGATCTAAGTTAACAATGAAGTATCCTGCTGTCATCTTAAAAGGTGAAGGTGCACGTGGTATGACATTATCTATTGCGATCGCTGGCCGTGGACAACACCAAGATGCTGGAGCTAAAATGCACCACTTAGCACCAAACACTTCATCTACTATTGTTTCGAAATCAATTTCAAAACAAGGTGGTAAAGTAACGTATCGCGGAATCGTTCATTTCGGACGTAAAGCAGACGGCGCACGCTCTAACATCGAGTGTGACACGTTAATTATGGATAATGAATCTACTTCAGATACCATTCCATACAATGAAGTAAATAACGAAAATATTTCACTCGAGCACGAAGCAAAAGTTTCAAAAGTTTCTGAAGAACAATTATTCTACTTAATGAGTAGAGGAATTAGCGAACAAGAAGCTACTGAAATGATCGTAATGGGCTTCATCGAGCCATTCACGAAAGAACTTCCAATGGAATACGCAGTTGAGATGAATCGACTAATTAAGTTTGAGATGGAAGGTTCGATAGGATAATAGCTTTAAACCCTTGTCACAACAGTGTTTGTGGCAAGGGTGTTTTTTTATTTGTGCCCCATTTGTACCCCGTAGTTGTCCATTGATTCATTATAAAACATATTTTTGCAAGTGATTTTGCTTGTTTTAGTAACTTACAATATGTCTTCATATGCTGATACCTTTGCTGTAGATATGCAGGTAAGTGTCAGCTGTTGAACGGTTGCGTGCTTATGAGAGTTTATTTGTCAATACCTATAAAGATGGAGTAAAAGTAGGGATGTTTAGACCACAGGATCCCCATCCGATTATCATGGGAATGTTCGGAATGGTGAATTGGCTTTATTAATGGTTTGACGAGGATGGAGCTTATTCAAAAGAAGCTATTACAAACCTCTATTTACAATTTCTTGAGCAAGGATACATGAAGGTAAAATAGGAGATTAAAATAGGTGGCATAATGTAAACCATATGCCACCTTTGGTTTTCTTTAATACAAGTTAGGTTATTCTGAAGTAGAATTAACTCTGTTATTATTATAAATTACCAATCGACAAATATTTCGTTTCCAAATAAGGTTCAATTCCTTCTAGTCCACCTTCGCGTCCAAGTCCGCTCTCCTTCATACCGCCAAACGGTGCATGAGCAGCAGATGGAGCGCCATCATTCCAACCAACGATACCAAAGTCTAAATTCTCATGTAAGTATGTCCCAGTCTGATAGTTATTAGTAAAGAAATAGGCTGCCAATCCATATGGAGTAGAGTTTGCAATTTCTACATCTTCTTCAATCGTTTTAAAACTTGTGATAGGAGCAACTGGTCCAAATGTTTCTTCATGCATGATGTCCATTTCAGACGTGACGTTTTTTAATACAGTTGGATGGACAAAGAAATATCCTTTCTCTTTATCTGCATCGAATTTATTGAAATCAGGACTTGGGCACCTTTTTCAACCGCATTATTTATTTGAGAAACAATTTTGTCGAAACTGTCCATATAGCTGGTACATTTATTTACAACTGGGAATCCAGCCATTATTGAGCTATATCTTGATCTTGCGGGCTTTTTTCTGTGTTACTGGTTTGTTTAATTTCCGCTTTAAATTCTTTCCTTAATGCTTTAATTAGCGCCCAGCTTATAAAAATGGATATTATCGTAAAGGGACTGGCTACAACAATTGATATGGTTTTTACTGCATCCAGTCCACCTGCTAATAAAAAAACTATTGCTGATCCGGCAGTAATAATTCCCCATGCTATTTTGACTTTGTTTGATGGATTAAGGTCTCCATTACTGCTTAACATTCCTAATACAAATGTGGCTGAGTCAGCTGATGTAATAAAGAATGAGAAAATTAGAATGAGAGCCAGTATACTTAACAAAGAGCCGAAAGGAATATTACTTAAGAAAGCAAAGAGGGCTCCATCCACATTCGCGTTTATACTCTCCGCCAATTTGCTATTACCTAAATCATGAATTAAATGAATGGCGCTGCCCCCGAGGACCGAAAACCAAATAAAGGATATGAAAGAAGGTACTAATAAAACACCTAAAACAAATTCCTTAATGGTTCTGCCTTTTGAAATCCTTGCAATAAATGAGCCTACAAAAGGAGCCCATGTGGTCCACCAAGCCCAGTAAAATACTGTCCATGCACCTATCCAATTATTAGCTTCATTATTAAAAGGTTCCATTCGAAGGCTCATAGGCAAAATACTACCAAAGTAGCTTCCAGTTGAAGATATTAGCATTTCAAAAATTTGTTTAGTAGGCCCAATGATTAGCACGGAAAGGGTTAGTAAGGTTAATATTAGCATGTTAAAGTTAGATAAATATTTAATACCCCGACTTATACCTGACCACGAAGAAATAATAAATAGTAAAGTTGCAACTCCTATAACCAGTAATTGCAAAGTTAATGTATTTGGAACTCCCCATTGCGAATTCATTCCGCTAGTAATTTGTAACGTACTTAGTCCAAACGTACTAGCAACACCTACAGCGGTAATAAATACGGAAAGAATATCAATTGTTTTACCGATAGGGCCATTAATTCTATCACCTAACAGTGGGCGGAACAAGGAGCTAATGGAAAATGGAAGGTCTTTGCGAAAATGGAAATATGCTAATCCCAAAGCTACTATTCCGTAAAGTGCCCAGGGATGCAAACCCCAATGAAAAAAAGTATATTTCATAGCTACGGAGGCGGCTTCCCCTGTTGATCCCTCTCCATAAGGTGGTGTTGTATAGTGCATGACAGGTTCAGCAACCCCCCAAAACACCAACCCGACTCCCATTCCTGCACTAAATAGCATGGTAATCCATGAAAAGGTGCTATAAGCGGGTTTATCTGCATCTTTTCCTAAACGGATGTTTCCATATTTTGAAAACATTAAATACAGACAAATAAATACTAAGATAGTTCCGACAAGTAGATAAAACCAGTTAAAGTAAGTAACCGCGAAGTCCAGAAAGGCGGATGCTTTCTGACCTAACCAATCATTAAAGACAACACCGATAACTACGAACAAAATACTAAGTGATAAAGAAATACTAAAAACGCTATTTCGCTTTAGCAAAAAAATCTCCCCCTCATTTCATTTCTCCTAAAATAAAATAAACTAACCGTTCCGTAGTGATTTTACCAAGTTCTCATAGAGATCCTCCTGGATCGGGTACCACTCCTTAAAAGACAGATTAGATTTCATGTGATGGTTGTTAACCACTATTATTGCAATCGCTTACATAGCTAATTAATCATGATTATAACATAATCATGATGTAAAACAAGAGTTGTTATCGGGATATTCAAAAAATTATTTTAAAATAAATAATCTGAAAAAAATCATTGCATTTTTAAATAATCATGATTATAATATAATCAAAGTTAATATAGTGATTATTTAACCATTCGAGGGGGGATTCATGAAAAGTTAACATTGCAGCATTAACCAAATAAATGAACAAATCGCTATCTGAATGATGGGTAACTAAAACAAATGAGAAGGAAGTGTTTCGTTAAATGAGTAATTCTAAAGAAGTAAACGTTTTATGGTTGTCTCAAGAGGAGTGTATCGAAAGCGGCGCAAAAGATATGGATATGATTCTCGAATATGTAGAAAAAGTAAATTTATGGTTGGCAGAAGATAAAGTGGTCGAACCGGAATTATTACATCTGTTATGGGAGGAAGGAAACTATTCTGGTCAGAGAATCGGTGTTCATGCTGCTCTTATTCGTTCTGAGGAAATGCGAGTTGCTGCAGTGAAAGGGATACCAAGTAATCCGATGAACCCAATACAAAGACAGACACCAAGATCAAACGGAATGATTATTCTTTATAACGAAGAAACGGGATATCCTTTTTCTGTAATGGATGACACTATTGTAAGCGCTTTACGTACCGGGGCTTCAAGTGCTTTGGGTGCAAAGTATTGTGCTCGCCCGGATTCAGAGATTCTCGGGTTGGTAGGCTGTGGTGTTATTCAAAATGCCCATATTGAAGCAACAAGCAAAGTAATGAAAAATATTAAAACCGTACGATTATATGATGTAAGCGAGGAACGAGCAGAGAAATTTGCTGCTAAATGGAAACATCTTGGATATAAGTTTGAGATTTGTAGTGATGTGGAAGCGGCAGTAGCACAGTCGGATATCGTATATACAGCAACAAACGTCAATCTGGGAAATGAATATATTCCTAAAGAATGGATAAAGAAAGGTTCTTTCCACTCTGGTGTTTCTATGTGGGATCATAAAAACGAAGCTATTTTAGAAGGCTTTAATAAATATTGTATGGACTATAAACTCCGCTTAAAAGATGATAAATATCCTTTATCGGAATTAACCAAGTCCGGCCAATTGGACCAGAACGATATCATTGAATTGGGAGAAGTGATCAAAGGAGATAAGATCTGCCGGGAAAATGAGGATGACAGTATCTTCTTTGTAACATTGGGTATTTGTGCAACAGATACGGCGAACAGCTATCGGATTTATCAAAATGCGAAGGAACGTGGATTGGGTACTGGAGTGAAATTGTGGTCTGAACCTGCAATGTAATAATTAATTATAGGAGGTGTTTTTGTGCCTGTTGCACCATTCAAAAATGACGCACCAACAGATTGGGGAAACCCCGAAAATAAGGAAGAATTAAATAGCAGTCTAGAATTTGTTAAAACAGAATTGGGCAAAGAATATCCTTTAGTTATTGGAGGAAGGGAAATTTCTACTGAACATAAGCTGGCTTCATACAATCCGGCCTTGCATAATGAAGTGGTAGGCTATGTGTGCCAAGCTGGTAAAGATGATATTGAAACAGCGATAACGGCTGCTCGAAAAGCATATGAAAGCTGGAGTTCCGCGACTTTTCAGGAACGTGCACTCCATTTATTCAAAGCTGCGGAGATTATGAAGCGTCGTAAGGCCGAATTGATCGCATGGCAGGTATACGAAGCAGGTAAGAATTGGACAGAAGCCGATGGTGAGATCAATGAAGCAACTGATTTTCTGGAAATGTATGGGCGTAATGCGATAAAGCTTGAACAAGGACAAGAGCTTGTATCATTACCGGGGATTGAAAATCGTCTCGAGTATAAACCGCTTGGGGTGGGCGCCATTATTTCTCCGTGGAATTTCCCACTGGCGATTGTAACCGGTATGACGGTATCTGCCATAGTTACTGGTAATACCGTATTGTTGAAACCAGCTTCCTTGACACCGGTTGTGGCAGCAAAATTTATGGAAATTATGCATGAAGCAGATATTCCTGACGGTGTTATCAATTTTGTCCCGGGATCATCTGGTGAAATGGGTGATTACATGGTAGCACATCGGGATATTAACTTCGTCTCGTTTACCGGATCCAAAGAAGTGGGACTACGCATTGATGAAGTGGCACATACCAGAATACCAGACCAGCGCTGGATTAAACGTGTAGTCGCGGAAATGGGCGGTAAGAACGGCGTTGTTGTTGATGAGTCAGCAGATCTTGATGCCGCTGCCGATGGAATTGTTACGTCAGCATTTGGTTATCAGGGACAAAAGTGTTCTGCCGGTTCCAGGGCGATTATTCACGAAAACGTTTATGATGTGATGGTTAATAAAATTATCGAGCGAACGCAAGCGCTTCAAGTTGGATCTGGAAATGAAAACAATGCGATTGGCCCAGTAATTGATGAAAAAGCATTTAAGAAAATTAATGAATATGTTGAGATTGGAAAAAACGAAGGCATATTGGTTTGTGGGGGAGACAGTGATGATACGGAAGGTTACTATATTACACCTACCGTAATAAAAGATGTGACACCAGAATCACGTATTATGAAAGAAGAAATTTTCGGACCGGTGCTTGCAATCTGTAAAGTAGCAAATGTCGAAGAGGGCGTGGAAGTATATAACAACACCGAGTTTGGATTGACAGGGGCCTTATATACGAATAAGCGCGATCAAATCATGTATGCTCGTCAAAAAATGGATTGTGGTAATTTGTTTTTTAATGGTAAATGTACAGGAGCATTAGTAGGAGTACAGCCGTTTGGCGGTTATTACATGTCGGGGACAGGTTCAAAGACGGGTTGTATGGACTATCTATTAAACTTTGTGCAAGCTAAAACGTGTGCTGAAAACTTTTGATTTATAAATCTATTAAAAATAGGGAGGTCCTAAAGTATGAAATCAATTGAAGGCGGCTTTCCAAGTTACGCGAAGTTTGAAACTACGGCTCCAGGAAGTGATTATTATGATCCGGTTCATTTTCAAAAAGAGCTAGATAAAATTTGGTTTAAGACATGGTTACTTGCAGGAAGAGAAGAAGAAATTCCGAATAACGGGGACTACACTACGGTTCAGATTGCCCATGAGAATTTCATTGTCACCCGTGGATCAGATGGTCAGGTCCATTCTTACTATAATGTATGTCGGCATCGCGGTTCCCGCTTATGTACTGCAGAGTCAGGGCACTTCAGCAGAGGAAATATCATTTGTCCATATCATAGTTGGATGTACAGCGGGGATACCGGTGAATTGACAAAAGCGCCAAATATCTCAGACGAAGATGAAGGTTTTGATAAAAACTACCATTCTCTGGCAAAAATAAAAACAGAAACATGGGATGGATTTATTTGGATTAATGCTGACCCGGATGCTCCTTCACTACAAGAAAGCTTCAATCTGCCAGAATCATGGTCAATTTATGAAAATTATCAAATGCACAGACTGAAACTGGGAAAAACAGGAACCTATAACGTAAAAGCAAATTGGAAGTTACTAATGGACAATGCAGAGGAATGCTATCATTGCGGTACCATCCATCCGGAATTAAGCCGTGCCACCCCGCCAATGCAGCCCAGACAATGGGTTGACGATCAGGTGCCAGATACAAAGGTTATTAAACATGTTGGCGGTATGGAGTTACGACCTGGATTCGAGCGCGTAAATATAGACGGGGAAGCTTACCGTCCTGTTTTTCCGGGACTAACGGAAGAAGAAGAGCGTAAGATTTCCTATCTGCACATTTTCCCGCATTCCTATATCTGCATGGCTTCTGACTATGTGTTTATTGCGGCAATATATCCAGTTAAAGCAGACGAATCAGTGGTTAAGGGATACTGGTTGTTTGATCCAGATGTTTTGGCTAGTGATGATTCCCATATCCAAGATGCAGTTGAATTCTGGGATGCAACTTGTCAGGAAGATTGGCAAGCATGTGCACTCGCGCAGGAGGGAAATCAGTCAAGGTCATATAAAGACGGCGGTACTCTGACGCCAATCGATTGGCGAGTGGCAGACTTTAAGAAGTATGTGCAAAATGAACTTAAAAACAATTAAATTATAGACAGGGATATGGTGGTGGATATAGCTTCTAACATCACCATATCCCTCCTATCAACCCTAACTATCTGAGAAAGGAGAGAAAAAATGATGAATCAGGCAGGGAGTCTTCAATTAGAGGATAGTAAGTACACTTTTGTGGCACCTAGTGATTCAGTGAAAGAAGGTGAAATGATCGAAGTGTCCATTGGTAAAGAAACCGTTGTGGTGGCACGTGTGCATGGATCTGTACACGCGGTAGATGGTATATGTACGCATGCTTACTCCGAGTTAGTGGATGGTGAGTTGGAGGACCATTGTTTGTATTGTCCACTACACTTCGCCTGTTTTGATATCCGGAATGGTTCCGTAGTAGAAGGCCCTGCTGATGAACCTTTGTCTGTGTATAGTGTAATGGAACAGGATGGTTCCATATGGGTCAAAGGCTAGTATGTTTTAAGGAAATTATTAAGGGATAAATTGCCAAGTGCAACTCATCATCGTATGAGTTACAAGATAATGATAAATATTCTTATTTAAAGATGATTGGAGAGAATGAATTTGACTACTACTGCCAAACCTATTGTGATTATTGGAGCCGGTATAGCAGGAGTCCATGCCGCCGAAACGCTCCGTAATGAGGGGTATGAAGGTCGGATTGTGCTAGTAGACCGTGATACACAGCTACCTTATGATCGTCCACCACTGTCGAAGGAATTTATACTGGGGGAATTATCGGAAGCGGATATATCATTGCGCAGCAATGAAAGTTTGACAGCACTGCGTATT contains:
- the sufB gene encoding Fe-S cluster assembly protein SufB — encoded protein: MAKKAPEIEEYKYGFHDKDVSIFRTEKGLTPNVVKEISKIKDEPQWMLDYRLKALEQFYKMPMPQWGGDLSELNFDEIIYYVKPSERQGKTWDEVPEEIKQTFDKLGIPEAEQKYLAGVSAQYESEVVYHSLKKDLSDLGIIFKDTDTALKENEDLFKEYFGKVIPASDNKFSALNSAVWSGGSFIYVPKGVQTTTPLQAYFRINSENMGQFERTLIIVDEGASVHYVEGCTAPVYTTNSLHSAVVEIFVKKDAYCRYTTIQNWANNVYNLVTKRATCDANATMEWVDGNIGSKLTMKYPAVILKGEGARGMTLSIAIAGRGQHQDAGAKMHHLAPNTSSTIVSKSISKQGGKVTYRGIVHFGRKADGARSNIECDTLIMDNESTSDTIPYNEVNNENISLEHEAKVSKVSEEQLFYLMSRGISEQEATEMIVMGFIEPFTKELPMEYAVEMNRLIKFEMEGSIG
- a CDS encoding BCCT family transporter; protein product: MLKRNSVFSISLSLSILFVVIGVVFNDWLGQKASAFLDFAVTYFNWFYLLVGTILVFICLYLMFSKYGNIRLGKDADKPAYSTFSWITMLFSAGMGVGLVFWGVAEPVMHYTTPPYGEGSTGEAASVAMKYTFFHWGLHPWALYGIVALGLAYFHFRKDLPFSISSLFRPLLGDRINGPIGKTIDILSVFITAVGVASTFGLSTLQITSGMNSQWGVPNTLTLQLLVIGVATLLFIISSWSGISRGIKYLSNFNMLILTLLTLSVLIIGPTKQIFEMLISSTGSYFGSILPMSLRMEPFNNEANNWIGAWTVFYWAWWTTWAPFVGSFIARISKGRTIKEFVLGVLLVPSFISFIWFSVLGGSAIHLIHDLGNSKLAESINANVDGALFAFLSNIPFGSLLSILALILIFSFFITSADSATFVLGMLSSNGDLNPSNKVKIAWGIITAGSAIVFLLAGGLDAVKTISIVVASPFTIISIFISWALIKALRKEFKAEIKQTSNTEKSPQDQDIAQ
- a CDS encoding ornithine cyclodeaminase family protein — encoded protein: MSNSKEVNVLWLSQEECIESGAKDMDMILEYVEKVNLWLAEDKVVEPELLHLLWEEGNYSGQRIGVHAALIRSEEMRVAAVKGIPSNPMNPIQRQTPRSNGMIILYNEETGYPFSVMDDTIVSALRTGASSALGAKYCARPDSEILGLVGCGVIQNAHIEATSKVMKNIKTVRLYDVSEERAEKFAAKWKHLGYKFEICSDVEAAVAQSDIVYTATNVNLGNEYIPKEWIKKGSFHSGVSMWDHKNEAILEGFNKYCMDYKLRLKDDKYPLSELTKSGQLDQNDIIELGEVIKGDKICRENEDDSIFFVTLGICATDTANSYRIYQNAKERGLGTGVKLWSEPAM
- the pruA gene encoding L-glutamate gamma-semialdehyde dehydrogenase → MPVAPFKNDAPTDWGNPENKEELNSSLEFVKTELGKEYPLVIGGREISTEHKLASYNPALHNEVVGYVCQAGKDDIETAITAARKAYESWSSATFQERALHLFKAAEIMKRRKAELIAWQVYEAGKNWTEADGEINEATDFLEMYGRNAIKLEQGQELVSLPGIENRLEYKPLGVGAIISPWNFPLAIVTGMTVSAIVTGNTVLLKPASLTPVVAAKFMEIMHEADIPDGVINFVPGSSGEMGDYMVAHRDINFVSFTGSKEVGLRIDEVAHTRIPDQRWIKRVVAEMGGKNGVVVDESADLDAAADGIVTSAFGYQGQKCSAGSRAIIHENVYDVMVNKIIERTQALQVGSGNENNAIGPVIDEKAFKKINEYVEIGKNEGILVCGGDSDDTEGYYITPTVIKDVTPESRIMKEEIFGPVLAICKVANVEEGVEVYNNTEFGLTGALYTNKRDQIMYARQKMDCGNLFFNGKCTGALVGVQPFGGYYMSGTGSKTGCMDYLLNFVQAKTCAENF
- a CDS encoding aromatic ring-hydroxylating oxygenase subunit alpha, with amino-acid sequence MKSIEGGFPSYAKFETTAPGSDYYDPVHFQKELDKIWFKTWLLAGREEEIPNNGDYTTVQIAHENFIVTRGSDGQVHSYYNVCRHRGSRLCTAESGHFSRGNIICPYHSWMYSGDTGELTKAPNISDEDEGFDKNYHSLAKIKTETWDGFIWINADPDAPSLQESFNLPESWSIYENYQMHRLKLGKTGTYNVKANWKLLMDNAEECYHCGTIHPELSRATPPMQPRQWVDDQVPDTKVIKHVGGMELRPGFERVNIDGEAYRPVFPGLTEEEERKISYLHIFPHSYICMASDYVFIAAIYPVKADESVVKGYWLFDPDVLASDDSHIQDAVEFWDATCQEDWQACALAQEGNQSRSYKDGGTLTPIDWRVADFKKYVQNELKNN
- a CDS encoding Rieske (2Fe-2S) protein, whose amino-acid sequence is MMNQAGSLQLEDSKYTFVAPSDSVKEGEMIEVSIGKETVVVARVHGSVHAVDGICTHAYSELVDGELEDHCLYCPLHFACFDIRNGSVVEGPADEPLSVYSVMEQDGSIWVKG